Within Bdellovibrionales bacterium, the genomic segment GTGAGAACGCTCCGAAAAAATAAGCGTTTTGAACAACTCTCTATTGCTATGCTGTCCGGCAGAAGAGAGAAAAGAGACATTGAAAAGGGAATTCTCGCAGGAATTGACGACTACATCATCAAACCGATTGATGTTCTCATTTTTAGTAAGAAGGTGGAAAACTTACTTAATAACAGGGCTCCTGCTGAAATGCCGGAGTTGCAGATTCCGGCGGATAGCGAGTTCAAACAAACCTCGCTCATGATCGACGCCGACGTTGTCTCCATTTCAGAATTGGGAGTCACTGTGGTGTCTTCGCAGGAGCCAACACTTCATTCGGTCCTTGAAATTGGCAGCTCCATATTCTTTGAGATCGGCATTCCCTCTCCTCGTGGACGCGTTGTCAGAATAGAACGCCTCAAAGATCTTCGCAGATGGCAGATCAAGCTCAATTTTGTAGGGGCCGACGTTGGAATGTTGCAGAAAATTCGGGCTTGGATTTTCACGAAAGGTTCCTACCGCGACAAAGCCGCTGTTTAACTGGAGTAGCATTGATGAAAATTTTATTGGCTGAAGATGACCCTAACATTTCACTTATTGCCAAACTGGCCCTTGAGCAGTTAGGCGGCCATCAGGTCCACGTCGCAACCGACGGGAAGATGGCACTGGAAATGGCCCTCAGCTATGATTTTGATCTTATACTTCTGGATGAAATGATGCCCAAAATGAATGGATTATCTGTCTGCAGAAAATATCGTGAATCCCATGTCAACAAGGTTCCTGTCATTTTTCTAAGTGCCAAGTCGCAGGAGTCCGATATTACTGAGTTCAGAAACGAAGCATTGGGGTATATTCCAAAACCCTTTGACCCCTCCAGCTTGTGCCAAGACATCATGTCCCTGCTCAATCAAAGTGGAAAGGATATCCCATGAAATCTATTCGCTTTAGACTGCTATCGTTTACTATATTTGCAACTTCCATAATAGTTTATTTCGGAAATCTTTGCCTCACCTCATTTTATGAATACAAAAATGCGCAGGGAAGTCTTCGACAGAGTTTCGACTTGCAAGATCGCATTAAACTTCTAGATGTATGGAAATATCAACGTTCAGTGGTCGAAGAACTTCAAGCCATTCGAAGTACAATAGAACCAGAACATCGAATGACGAGCCTGAGTAACGTGATACAATCTTATGCTGACAAAAATCCGTCGGCTTTAAGTCGTCGAATCGATCATTTTATTCAGAATGAAACAGAATATAGAAAACATCAGCTGCCCCTCACCACTTACTTTGAAAGACGGATAGAGTATTTCTTCGTTGTCATTCTCTCCGTCATGTTCATCACTCTGCTGATCATCTACGCCTATATTCGCGAAACTGTTTTTAGGGAAATCGATTCCCTCTCCCGTAAAATGATCGACTTTCTGAATCAAAAGTACACCTACCAGTTCGCCTTACCCTCATCTAACGAAATGGGTGATCTGCAAGCGACATTCAACTCACTGGCTCAGAAAGTTCTTAGCCAAATGGATGAGTTGAAAACTCTGGACAGAGCCAAATCCGATTTTTTAAGCATCGCAAGCCATGAGTTGAGAACT encodes:
- a CDS encoding response regulator, whose protein sequence is MGRILVVDDDKDILKFTTAVLSSADHVVATAEEALGAIELLNTGYFDLLLADANLPYCSGFDLVRTLRKNKRFEQLSIAMLSGRREKRDIEKGILAGIDDYIIKPIDVLIFSKKVENLLNNRAPAEMPELQIPADSEFKQTSLMIDADVVSISELGVTVVSSQEPTLHSVLEIGSSIFFEIGIPSPRGRVVRIERLKDLRRWQIKLNFVGADVGMLQKIRAWIFTKGSYRDKAAV
- a CDS encoding response regulator, with amino-acid sequence MKILLAEDDPNISLIAKLALEQLGGHQVHVATDGKMALEMALSYDFDLILLDEMMPKMNGLSVCRKYRESHVNKVPVIFLSAKSQESDITEFRNEALGYIPKPFDPSSLCQDIMSLLNQSGKDIP